The following is a genomic window from Burkholderia cepacia ATCC 25416.
GTCCGAGGCGATCGACGTCGCGACGCGCTCGCTGCAGATCGAGATCACGCTGCCGAACCCGGACGGGCGGCTGCTGCCCGGCGCCTACGTGCAGGCCACGTTGCCGATGACGCCGGTCGGCCGCCTGCAGGTGCCGGCCAATACGTTGCTGTTCCGCGCCGAAGGCCCGACGGTCGCGACGGTCGATGCGAACGGCCAGGTGCGCCTGAAACAGGTGACGGTCGTACGCACGATCGGGCAGACGCTCGAAGTCGACGGCCCGCTCACGCCGAACGACCGTCTCGTCACGAACCCGAGCGACGCCCTCGCCAACGGCGATCAGGTGATCGTCTCGGTGCCGGCCGCGAAGCCGGCATCGAGCGCCGCGGAGGCGAAGTCGTGATCGCGATGCGCATCCGCCGGCGGCCCGCCGCCGTCTCCGCCACCGCCGTTGCGCTCGCCGCCGCCCTCGCCGGCTGCACGGTCGGCCCCGACTACCGGCGGCCCGACGTCGCCACGCCGGCCGCGTGGCGGCTCGATCCGGCCGATGGGTACTGGCACCCGGCCGCGCCGGCCCGCGCGCCGCTCGACCCGGCATGGTGGACCGCGTTCGGCGATCCGCAGCTCGACGCGCTGGAAGCCGAAGCGCTGCGCAACAACCAGAACCTGAAGGCCGTCGCCGCGCGCTACGACCAGGCGAAGGCGACGCTCGCGTCGGTCGCCTCGGCGCAGTATCCGGCCGTCGGCCTGAACGCGAGCGGCCAGCGCTTCAAGATCTCGGCCGACCGGCCGCAGACCAACTACGCGACGCAGAGCGCGTCGACCGTGCAGAACGACGTCCAGGTCGGCGCGAGCGTCAGCTACGAGCTCGACCTGTTCGGCCGCGTGCGGCGCAGCGTCGAATCGGCGCAGGCCACCACCGAACAGGCGCGCGACGATTTCGCGAACGCGCGCCTGGTGCTGACCGCCGATCTCGCGTCGAGCTATTTCGCGCTGCGCGAATTCGACACCGAGATCGACGTCGTCAAGCGCTCGATCGACCTGCAGCAGAAGGCGCTCGACTACGTGAGCGCGCGGCACGACCTCGGCGCGGTGTCGGGCCTCGACCTGCTGCAGCAGCGCGCGCAGCTCGACGCGACGCGCACCCAGGCGCAGCTGCTGCTCCAGCAGCGCGTGCAGGTCGAAACCGCGATCGCGACACTGGTCGGCACGCCGGCCCCCACCTTCTCGATCGCGCCGCGCGTCGTGCCGATCAATGCGCCCGCGCTGCCGACCGGCCTGCCGAGCGACGTGCTGCAGCGGCGCCCCGACGTCGCGTCGGCCGAGCGCGCGATGGCCGCCGCGAATGCGCAGATCGGCGTCGCGCGCGCCGCGTATTTCCCGCGCATCACGCTGTCGCCCGACATCGGCTGGGACGCGACGCGCTTCGCCGGCCTGTTCACCGTCCCGGCGTTGCTGTGGTCGGTCGGCGGGTCGCTCAGCCAGCCGCTGTTCGAAGGCGGCAAGCTGAAGGCCGGCGTCGATTTCGCGCAGGCCGGCTATGTCGCCGCGCAGGCCAATTACCGGCAGACCGTGCTCACCGCGTTCCAGGAGGTGCAGAATGCGGTCACCGGGTTGTCGGTGCTCGCGGAGGCCGCGCAGCAGGCCTCCGCGGCCGTCGACGACGCGCGCAAGCTCGTGTCGCTCGCGCAGGATCGCTACGCGGGCGGCCTGACGCCGTTCATCGACGTGCTGACAGCCGAGCAGCAGTTGCTGACGAGCGAACGGCAGGCCGTGCAGATCCAGGGCCAGCGCGCGGCGCTCGTCGTGTTTCTCGCGAAGGCGCTCGGCGGCGGCTGGGACGGCCAGGCGGCAAGCGGCCCGGCGCCGGCCGAGGTCGCCGCAGCCCCGGCACCGGCGCCAGCGCCCCCGGGCCCTTA
Proteins encoded in this region:
- a CDS encoding efflux transporter outer membrane subunit, which gives rise to MRIRRRPAAVSATAVALAAALAGCTVGPDYRRPDVATPAAWRLDPADGYWHPAAPARAPLDPAWWTAFGDPQLDALEAEALRNNQNLKAVAARYDQAKATLASVASAQYPAVGLNASGQRFKISADRPQTNYATQSASTVQNDVQVGASVSYELDLFGRVRRSVESAQATTEQARDDFANARLVLTADLASSYFALREFDTEIDVVKRSIDLQQKALDYVSARHDLGAVSGLDLLQQRAQLDATRTQAQLLLQQRVQVETAIATLVGTPAPTFSIAPRVVPINAPALPTGLPSDVLQRRPDVASAERAMAAANAQIGVARAAYFPRITLSPDIGWDATRFAGLFTVPALLWSVGGSLSQPLFEGGKLKAGVDFAQAGYVAAQANYRQTVLTAFQEVQNAVTGLSVLAEAAQQASAAVDDARKLVSLAQDRYAGGLTPFIDVLTAEQQLLTSERQAVQIQGQRAALVVFLAKALGGGWDGQAASGPAPAEVAAAPAPAPAPPGP